One stretch of Lucilia cuprina isolate Lc7/37 chromosome 6, ASM2204524v1, whole genome shotgun sequence DNA includes these proteins:
- the LOC111683734 gene encoding protein dopey-1 homolog isoform X4, with protein MESADVLMEEKKLMAEAKYRNYMSNIDKALRNFEYSSEWADLISALGKLSKAISSNTQYQIIPRRIKISKRLAQCMHPALPSGVHLKALETYAVIFGKTGPERLATELFIYSSGLFPLLGYAAMNVRPALLGIYETYFVPLGEKLRPALSGFLSGVLPGYECGLDHFERTSSLLTQVCTAVNPTHFYTVLWECVATNASVRLPAISYLLEHFNKRTTMQEQIYVMGHNRDIMMSGLCACLNDTLILVQRNTLEFLLLGFPMHTKLLSEMDLIKLVTNGLHTILRRDMSLNRRLYSWLLGSEVMKNSPTYEDVPVITTTDGAEQTKTYFEQHSRHVVIQALISTLKFSLQCSPVDLKPYRIMVSLLDKAEIGSAVLDYVLCDIIRTMSLSNGNVEVIKSSNLLFATFDPAYIWSFMTTMFEKSCKKTKKVNNGDSSKKSYNRSISNDQRFQCVVGSGDPSLVEICYLTEFLLETISLEMYNETTRIYLPKVFLAITQMLTVHLENLTNDEVTASLKLCMKIVSRVQPMITSPIKLMPRNSQQGYKSSDNEKADNSSTRAQPISAILGANALEKSKSDSKLDQFANPENMNKSMTSARDEEHIRRSNSNQHMERKSPTKKKKAKSFSKLSELDKEICPDTGQLIDPRQSSSDLDTPTSIKKIKAKANRLRMSPKKVRPQELSITHDKSSSSIRDSKHSYNDPVDTPDYEFQDDEPKSAPLEQPSKQHAEGFIFNYQDICNQQDDLQQQEASATSTILEKCIKQYEIFFEVYLSHKVLQITTQLKSSKCFVKVQVQNQDTLEAENKLPNVENIFKHEQVYEDINPCRILDIDNLFETLKIHVVNRSKQLHTLLNRSLNDAQSENTDGSENGDVEENSYEIDELTKKRLQTLLQLQLSPSLRQAIKLSVNLLVEMSTFPNCNKNITLEKNENDLPSWLKVLCIVACYTQNDKELQLSSITTLFDLISLLKSQIEHTTSPGVTFVVMLPLLKFGHVHYIERHTKVFQLLTSKLWDYLGEHEVDNTQVCALLYQLHNCLESGLVERIIDNRMFAKTMQQHFSAAYEMSETKRLQHGRKQEKLQTTALSAYNSDRATDVHMMCVAPTFLVQRSSIEKLSESESISFKKYELLWHLGRDKQQTRGFEKLQFKVLDTLALPPYMSVRTCVTKWLQSALLRGDLSRLVKPLYKILLASNTKRISIVHIHLLQKGSDDNVNSKASSLNGHGKNNNPTDVDSSVEADVYAVSSEYGNIRYITDSTSHHKKRSPIRSFHKKIFGVALSSKNKTSNFVSDQTASTSTSPNIGGIDVAVPPSTPIGVIVNPLENSLDFDDDHEPETLQTQMEDEDPDDLEEDENDDAAFDQDYTDESDSSIFDSESEQRETSVEKDDSITQTFEYESKSDLKRYVGHTESVTELLSQHDRIKNRKTYHLTREKTPGDTSLTSTTTDEHGPFSLEMDQLEDDAHAAEEYFDSKSDERQVESFVEDLIEQVRDTAITKRKKKLKNRIKKLKSNKSPLGHKEKMDSKRMSCISKISTDSNNSFTTGEIAKESAEDEEDSTSKFINIEEKRKTLNLETTAKSHNKEWELTPETIEKSKQNLEILRQSATSQLAKQDASSKRSSTKSCTSFESSMTKRFQNEKLLPLYQNHMLIYMNVYDTKQTLYAFHTLRNIISCDTRTFLCLSITTSLSSGSLKQLLTRHRKCIAGKGFAGSITTSEFAQSYRGCMHLEVLLLLCLFYARGFFHVDSHDSASEPPTRADVMGNCRVQLESIELLTLICAELIEIVKGMGKGLACYLADLMARCKLQKVILHCLNSSVNTYGHHYQGSTMAEQIINFNNPQDDNLHAEAFQIQLLRLLMVVIKLEYEVTLLKNDSSGTGTNEPTDSGSISPTRLTSGEPSLSSVKYLPNCVISQQPMFLSAILSALQDERLQPLHHNWTDLVTSSLNCFNFGSLTNIVISVVHQLCNNIDQLTKMKLKDQVGLPPDYVISQLEAITVLCHYCLLDNTQQTTLSQLFNQAYPQTSAIASQNSNTGQLFNSIVHSLLPAGVTSISSTTSQADVQAPKNQQLMAARNAVLSHLPRIVSSVAAIWDSDLGQIRQIKQQLMEFLSPISLHHGANFLAAIAVTWQERGEQHRKKCAHEYKNLTIPQQYQRNSMPQACAEQLSLVSLVSSIRVMPMDSFVQTLHQVVKSPPPIHRPPSNLKIEVSALELFYFYMKSAPAPQLGDSWTSLLALLKDGLSLTPSAQFTLLMLLNEFVQRCPQMPFQDKKDIRDLHDVTSRLVDSLSNIAGSCLEQTTWLRRNLAVKEDITPMVTDGDTTSTSSAGGTSVIQKYSVQAQSVLAAILANLLDVAYGSQEKDKVVSIITTLLYNITPYLKNHTTRNIPSFYACSSLLASLSGYQYTRKAWRKDMMDLLLDTSFFQMDITCLPFWKQIMDSLMTYDNTTFRELMSRVSLTQTGSLNIFTSREQEYEQRSMLLKRLAFVIFCSEFDQYHKYMPEIQEQLANSLRLLSNVPSVQAAVFLCFRVLLLRMSPDHVTSLWPIIIAEMVQVFLSLEQELKGDGEDVSRMVSGMDASWSSSAANNGLSTQSQIYYWRSVQLEASKLLEMGCVLPATLLPHFQMYRWAFVGTEFDVSDKAPIPNGVVNEESIGMSALYVPHIRRIARLMDMKYAVHSPTLNFKRGKHLMLTCQQINSLQDLYGFFSTLSVACPNPHNHADVDTEVNNCLQEIEDILSKDFLEKMPTSTTPR; from the exons ATGGAGTCGGCTGATGTTTTAATGGAAGAGAAAAAACTTATGGCGGAAGCCAAATATCGAAATTACATGTCTAACATAGATAAGGCCTtgagaaattttgaatattcCTCGGAATGGGCTGATCTCATATCGGCCCTGGGAAAACTAAGTAAG GCTATATCTAGTAATACGCAGTATCAAATTATTCCAAGACGTATTAAAATATCCAAACGTTTGGCACAATGTATGCATCCAGCTTTGCCCTCGGGTGTACATCTAAAAGCTTTGGAAACTTATGCGGTAATATTTGGCAAAACGGGCCCAGAGCGTTTGGCCACAGAATTATTTATATAcag CTCGGGTTTATTTCCGTTACTTGGTTATGCTGCCATGAATGTCCGACCAGCCCTTTTGGGCATCTATGAAACATACTTTGTGCCCTTGGGTGAAAAACTTCGACCTGCCTTAAGTGGGTTTTTGAGTGGTGTCTTACCCGGTTATGAATGTGGCTTAGATCATTTCGAACGCACCAGTTCACTACTGACACAAGTGTGCACTGCCGTTAATCCAACACATTTTTATACCGTCCTTTGGGAGTGTGTGGCCACAAATGCTTCTGTTCGTTTACCAGCCATTTCGTATCTACTGGAACATTTTAACAAACGTACAACAATGCAAGAACAAATTTACGTTATGGGCCACAATCGTGATATTATGATGTCAGGTCTGTGTGCTTGTCTAAATGACACTTTGATTTTGGTTCAGAGGAACACTTTAGAATTTCTATTGCTCGGTTTTCCCATGCATACGAAACTCTTGTCGGAGATGGACTTAATAAAGCTGGTCACAAATGGTTTGCATACCATTTTAAGGCGTGATATGTCATTAAATAGACGCTTGTATTCATGGCTGCTGGGTTCAGAAGTTATGAAAAATTCTCCTACTTACGAGGACGTTCCTGTCATAACTACTACCGATGGAGCAGAACAGACGAAAACTTATTTTGAACAGCATTCGAGACATGTTGTCATACAAGCCTTAATTTCCACCTTGAAATTTAGTTTACAATGTTCGCCGGTCGATTTAAAACCATATCGGATAATGGTTTCCTTGTTGGATAAAGCCGAAATAGGCAGTGCAGTTTTGGATTATGTGCTATGCGATATAATACGCACTATGTCCTTGTCCAATGGCAATGTTGAAGttataaaatcttcaaatttgcTTTTTGCCACCTTTGATCCAGCATATATCTGGAGTTTTATGACAACGATGTTTGAAAAATCATGTAAAAAG acCAAAAAGGTTAATAACGGAGATTCATCGAAAAAGTCTTACAATCGCTCGATCAGCAACGATCAGCGTTTTCAATGTGTTGTAGGCTCTGGCGATCCCAGTCTGGTGGAGATTTGCTATCTTACCGAGTTTCTATTGGAAactatttctttagaaatgtatAACGAGACAACCCGCATCTATTTGCCTAAAGTATTTCTGGCCATAACGCAAATGCTAACGGTGCATCTGGAAAATCTAACCAATGATGAAGTAACGGCTTCTCTGAAACTCTGCATGAAAATTGTCTCTAGAGTACAACCCATGATAAC AAGTCCCATTAAACTAATGCCTCGTAATTCTCAACAAGGCTACAAATCTAGTGACAATGAAAAAGCTGACAATAGCTCAACTAGAGCTCAACCTATATCGGCGATATTGGGAGCAAATgctttagaaaaaagtaaatcgGATTCAAAACTTGACCAATTCGCTAATCCTGAAAATATGAACAAATCAATGACATCAGCTCGCGACGAGGAACATATTCGTCGATCAAATTCGAATCAACATATGGAACGCAAAAGTCCCACTAAAAAGAAAAAGGCAAAGTCATTCTCAAAACTTTCTGAACTAGACAAAGAG ATTTGTCCCGATACTGGCCAGTTAATAGATCCACGGCAATCATCATCAGATTTAGACACTCCAActagcattaaaaaaataaaagctaaaGCCAATCGTTTACGCATGAGTCCAAAAAAAGTTCGGCCTCAAGAACTTTCAATTACACACGACAAGTCATCGTCATCCATTAGGGATTCCAAGCACTCCTATAATGATCCTGTCGATACACCAGACTACGAGTTTCAAGATGACGAACCAAAAAGTGCTCCTTTAGAGCAACCTTCAAAGCAGCACGCAGAGggctttatttttaattatcaaGACATTTGCAACCAACAGGACGATTTGCAGCAACAGGAAGCTTCGGCTACATCCACCATACTGGagaaatgtataaaacaatatgaaatatttttcgaaGTTTACTTGAGTCATAAAGTTCTACAGATCACAACGCAACTAAAATCAAGCAAATGCTTTGTGAAGGTACAAGTTCAAAATCAAGATACCTTGGAGGCGGAAAATAAACTACCCAatgttgaaaacattttcaaacatgaGCAAGTCTACGAAGATATAAATCCATGTCGCATTTTAGATATTGATAATCTATTTGAAACTCTTAAAATACATGTAGTTAACAGATCTAAGCAATTACACACATTATTAAATCGTTCCCTCAATGATGCTCAAAGCGAAAACACCGATGGCAGTGAAAACGGAGATGTCGAAGAGAATTCTTATGAAATTGATGAATTGACTAAAAAAAGACTACAGACACTGTTGCAGTTGCAGTTGTCACCATCACTAAGGCAAGCCATTAAATTATCCGTTAATTTATTGGTGGAAATGTCAACATTTCCAAATTGTAATAAGAATATAACTTTGGAAAAGAATG AAAATGATTTGCCCAGTTGGTTAAAAGTTCTATGTATTGTCGCCTGCTATACCCAAAACGACAAAGAACTACAACTTTCATCAATTACTACGCTATTTGATCTAATAAG cTTATTGAAATCTCAAATCGAACACACTACAAGTCCTGGAGTAACATTTGTTGTAATGCTCCCCCTACTAAAATTTGGCCATGTTCATTATATTGAACGACAcacaaaagtttttcaattattaacCTCCAAACTATGGGACTATTTAGGAGAACATGAAGTCGATAACACACAAGTATGTGCTTTACTCTATCAACTGCACAACTGCTTGGAAAGTGGCTTAGTGGAACGTATTATTGACAATCGAATGTTTGCAAAAACAATGCAACAACATTTTAGCGCAGCATACGAAATGTCAGAAACTAAACGTCTCCAACACGGCCGTAAGCAAGAGAAGTTACAAACAACGGCTCTAAGTGCCTATAACAGTGACAGAGCTACCGATGTGCATATGATGTGTGTAGCACCCACATTTCTGGTGCAGCGTTCATCTATTGAAAAACTAAGCGAAAGCGAATCAATAAGTTTCAAAAAATACGAGCTACTTTGGCACTTAGGACGCGATAAACAACAAACTAGAGGTTTTGAAAAACTACAATTTAAGGTTCTAGACACTTTGGCATTGCCGCCATACATGTCGGTGCGAACATGTGTTACCAAGTGGCTACAATCGGCTTTACTAAGAGGCGATCTTTCACGTTTGGTTAaacctttatataaaattttactggCCTCCAATACCAAGCGCATTAGCATAGTTCATATACATCTTCTGCAAAAGGGCAGTGACGACAATGTAAATTCAAAAGCATCTTCGTTAAATGGTCATGGTAAAAATAACAATCCAACTGATGTAGACAGTTCCGTTGAGGCAGATGTTTATGCGGTTAGTTCGGAATATGGCAATATACGTTATATAACGGATTCGACCAGCCACCACAAGAAGCGTAGTCCCATACGTTCTTTCCACAAGAAGATATTCGGTGTTGCTTTGagcagtaaaaataaaacatctaaTTTTGTAAGCGATCAAACAGCATCCACCTCAACATCCCCAAATATCGGCGGCATAGATGTGGCGGTACCACCATCTACCCCTATTGGGGTAATTGTAAATCCTTTGGAGAATTCGTTGGACTTTGACGATGATCATGAACCGGAAACACTACAG ACTCAAATGGAAGATGAGGATCCCGATGACTTAGAGGAAGATGAAAATGATGATGCAGCATTTGATCAAGACTACACCGATGAATCGGACAGCAGTATTTTCGACTCAGAGTCGGAACAGCGTGAAACAAGCGTTGAAAAAGATGATTCTATAACACAGACGTTCGAATATGAAAGTAAATCGGATCTAAAGCGTTACGTGGGACACACAGAAAGTGTTACTGAACTACTGTCGCAACACGATCGCATTAAAAATCGCAAAACTTACCATTTGACTAGGGAAAAAACACCAGGTGATACAAGTTTAACCTCTACGACCACTGACGAACATGGGCCGTTTTCCTTAGAAATGGATCAGTTGGAAGATGATGCACATGCGGCTGAAGAATATTTCGATTCCAAGTCTGATGAACGTCAAGTCGAGTCATTTGTGGAGGATCTTATAGAGCAAGTACGCGATACAGCTATAACAAAACGCAAAAAGAAACTCAAGAACcgcataaaaaaactaaaatcaaacAAATCTCCCTTGGGTCACAAGGAGAAAATGGACAGCAAACGTATGAGTTGTATTTCGAAAATATCCACTGATAGTAACAATAGTTTTACTACCGGCGAAATAGCAAAAGAAAGCGCTGAAGATGAGGAAGATTCCACGTCGAAGTTCATAAATATCgaagaaaagagaaaaactttaaatttggaAACTACTGCAAAGTCGCACAATAAAGAGTGGGAATTGACGCCAGAAACAATAgagaaaagtaaacaaaatttggaAATTCTACGACAATCAGCCACATCGCAGTTGGCCAAACAAGACGCCTCAAGCAAGAGATCATCTACAAAAAGCTGTACATCATTTGAGAGTTCCATGACCAAACGTTTTCAAAATGAAAAGCTGTTGCCTTTGTACCAAAATCATATGTTAATCTACATGAACGTCTATGACACGAAACAAACTCTGTATGCCTTTCACACTTTAAGGAACATTATATCCTGTGATACCCGCACGTTTTTGTGTCTTTCGATCACAACTTCACTGTCAAGTGGCTCATTGAAACAACTACTGACAAGACATCGCAAGTGTATAGCGGGTAAAGGTTTTGCGGGCAGCATAACTACATCAGAATTTGCTCAGAGCTACAGAGGCTGTATGCATTTGGAGGTTTTGCTGCTATTGTGCCTATTTTATGCCAGGGGCTTCTTCCACGTCGACTCTCACGATTCGGCAAGTGAGCCTCCCACTAGAGCTGATGTTATGGGTAATTGCCGTGTACAGCTTGAAAGTATTGAGTTATTGACCCTTATATGTGCCGAACTAATTGAAATTGTCAAAGGCATGGGCAAGGGCTTAGCTTGTTACTTGGCCGATCTTATGGCCAGATGTAAAttacaaaaagtgattttacaTTGCTTGAATTCATCGGTAAACACTTATGGCCATCACTATCAAGGATCCACCATGGCCGAGCAAATAATTAACTTTAACAATCCCCAAGACGATAACTTACATGCTGAGGCGTTTCAAATACAGTTATTGAGACTTCTGATGGTGGTCATTAAACTGGAGTACGAAGTCACACTGTTGAAAAACGACTCCAGTGGAACAGGCACTAATGAACCGACAGATTCTGGCAGTATTTCTCCTACTCGCTTAACCTCGGGCGAGCCTTCGCTGAGTTCTGTGAAATATTTACCAAACTGTGTCATCAGTCAGCAGCCAATGTTTTTGTCTGCAATTTTAAGCGCCTTGCAGGATGAACGTTTACAGCCACTGCATCACAACTGGACCGACTTGGTGACATCCTCCTTGAACTGTTTTAACTTTGGCTCTCTGACTAATATTGTCATCAGTGTGGTACACCAGTTGTGCAATAATATAGATCAATTaactaaaatgaaattgaaagacCAAGTTGGATTGCCACCTGACTATGTAATCTCGCAACTGGAAGCTATTACTGTTCTCTGTCACTATTGCCTGCTGGACAACACCCAACAGACAACACTGTCGCAACTTTTCAATCAGGCTTATCCACAAACAAGTGCAATAGCATCACAAAATTCCAATACAGGACAATTATTTAACAGCATTGTCCATTCTCTCCTGCCCGCCGGAGTAACATCGATTAGTTCAACCACAAGTCAGGCAGATGTGCAGGCGCCCAAAAATCAACAACTAATGGCTGCTCGAAATGCAGTGCTCTCTCATTTACCGCGTATAGTTTCTAGTGTAGCTGCCATATGGGACAGTGACTTGGGCCAAATTAGGCAGATAAAGCAACAGTTGATGGAATTCCTCTCGCCAATATCTCTACATCATGGCGCCAACTTTTTAGCAGCCATAGCCGTAACATGGCAAGAGCGGGGAGAACAACATCGCAAAAAATGTGCTCATGAGTACAAAAATCTTACAATACCTCAACAATATCAAAGGAATTCAATGCCTCAGGCTTGTGCCGAACAATTAAGTCTAGTTTCATTGGTTTCCAGTATACGAGTAATGCCCATGGATTCGTTTGTGCAAACACTACATCAAGTGGTAAAATCTCCACCACCCATTCACAGACCAccatcaaatttaaaaatagaggTGTCGGCATTAGAATTGTTCTACTTCTATATGAAATCGGCTCCAGCTCCCCAGTTGGGAGACTCTTGGACCTCTCTGTTAGCTCTCTTAAAGGATGGCCTCTCTTTAACTCCGTCAGCACAATTTACACTTCTTATGTTACTGAATGAATTCGTTCAGCGTTGTCCTCAAATGCCGTTCCAAGATAAAAAAGATATACGTGATTTGCACGATGTCACTTCACGTCTGGTTGACTCATTGTCCAATATAGCTGGTTCTTGTTTGGAACAAACAACTTGGCTAAGGCGTAATTTAGCCGTCAAAGAAGACATTACACCAATGGTTACCGACGGCGATACTACGTCCACTTCCAGTGCTGGAGGCACTAGTGTCATTCAAAAGTATTCCGTACAAGCTCAAAGTGTATTAGCTGCCATACTTGCCAACCTTCTGGATGTGGCCTACGGTTCTCAAGAAAAAGACAAAGTCGTTTCGATTATAACCACGCTTCTCTACAATATAACACCATACTTGAAGAATCATACCACTCGTAATATTCCTTCGTTTTATGCCTGCTCCAgtctgttggcttcattgagtgGCTATCAGTATACACGTAAGGCTTGGCGCAAAGATATGATGGACTTGCTCTTAGATACTTCGTTCTTTCAAATGGATATAACATGCCTGCCATTCTGGAAACAGATCATGGACAGTTTAATGACTTACGACAATACCACGTTCCGCGAATTGATGAGTCGTGTTTCGTTAACACAAACTGGCAGCTTAAATATATTCACCTCACGGGAACAAGAGTATGAACAACGATCGATGCTATTAAAACGTTTggcttttgttatattttgcaGTGAATTTGATCAGTATCACAAGTATATGCCTGAAATTCAAG AACAATTAGCCAACAGCTTACGTTTGCTGTCGAATGTACCCTCTGTACAAGCGGCGGTATTTTTATGTTTCCGGGTACTATTGCTGCGTATGTCACCCGATCACGTGACCTCCCTATGGCCTATAATTATTGCCGAAATGGTGCAAGTATTCCTATCCCTTGAGCAGGAACTTAAAGGTGACGGAGAAGATGTCAG TCGCATGGTTTCTGGTATGGATGCGTCATGGTCTTCTTCAGCTGCCAATAATGGTCTGTCAACACAAAGTCAAATCTATTACTGGCGTTCAGTACAACTTGAGGCATCAAAGCTTCTTGAAATGGGCTGTGTGTTGCCAGCAACTCTTCTGCCACACTTTCAAATGTATCGTTGGGCATTTGTGGGCACAGAATTTGATGTGAGCGATAAAGCTCCTATACCTAATGGTGTAGTGAATGAGGAAAGTATAGGAATGTCGGCGCTATACGTACCCCATATTAGGCGTATAGCTAGATTAATGGATATGAAGTATGCTGTACATTCTCCA acCTTAAACTTTAAGCGAGGCAAACATTTAATGCTTACTTGCCAGCAAATAAACTCATTGCAAGATCTTTACGGTTTCTTTTCTACCCTAAGTGTGGCCTGTCCTAATCCTCATAATCATGCTGATGTTGATACTGAAGTCAACAATTGTTTGCAAGAAATTGAAGATATACTATCCAAagactttttggaaaaaatgcCTACTAGTACTACACCCAGGTGA